Genomic segment of Falco peregrinus isolate bFalPer1 chromosome 5, bFalPer1.pri, whole genome shotgun sequence:
GTAAAATTACTTTAGATCTCCTTGGTTGGAGatacctctttaaaaaaataaaatatatatgaatagTGTTATTTACTATTATTTCCATTGTCTTCTGGTTTCAGTCCCCGACAAGCAGTGTGGAGACACAGAGCCCTGGTCCAGAGCTTACAGGTATGGAAATGCCTGCTGATATTCCTCACCTTCCTGTCAGCGTTCAAGGTCCTGCTAAAGTGTGGTGACATAAGAGGTTTCTTCATTGCACAGCTCCAAGTCCCCTTGAATAAATCTGCTAGGAGAAAATGCCTCTTGATTTGATCTTGTTTTGATAGATAATGATTCTGCATCATTTCAACAGACTgcttgggaagggaaaagataCACTGGAACCTATCTtgagctggtttttttcctgactctTAGTACTGACAGGGTTTAAAAATGGAGAGGAGCCTAAGCAGGGTGCCCAAAAGCCCAGGTTGGGAACATCCCATACTCAGAGGTTTGGCTTCTCATTCTCTAAGAGTACCCGTGTGCAGAGCAAAGAAGGGTGAGGCCATCTGCCTTCTGTTCTGCCAGGCACTCTCTCATGACACTGCGGAGCTGTGACCAgtggagaggaggaaggcacAGGACAGTTTTACTTGAAGGAAGGCGACAGCGGTGAATCTTCGAGAGAACTTCATCATCAAGGGATAAAATGTCCTTCAGCTCCATGTCTGACAGCCCATTTCTGCAAGTGAAGTATGATATGTGAAAGGCAATTATCTATCCTCCTCCTTACTACCATTTGGTCAGCGAGTAATAGGACTGTCTCAAGACTAAATTTCCTTGAACAAAACCTgaagagatcttcaagactcggtccaaacggctcaGTCACCATTACATCGTAGTCCCCTTCAGCTCCACACCACTTAATTGTGGGAACACccactagaaaaaaagaaaccgtTTATTCAGTATAACAATTTGATTTATATACAAATCTTCAAGGCTCCCAAGATGAATTCTAAGAGGGTTATGACTGTGAATGTTTGTACTCACAGGGAAGCTCAATGTTTTATGCAACCTTCAGCcaaggaaaaggtgaaaaacttACCTTCGCCGAACATTTCATCATCTGTAAGCTGCCCATCCTTAGCATAAAGGACTccaaatttaaaattcacaggtccctgagaaataaaaccaaatattatAGGACAAACAGACAATCAAACAAAAGACCTAAAATAATGTTTCCTCTAAGGACTTTTATATCTTTTGTATACGTCCTACACACGGGAATATACACTTCATACCAGCTCCATTACATGCTTCAAGTAGCAGATACCTAGAAATTTACTTTTGATTATAGTTTTGATTATAGGTTATGAATTTTATGATATTACTAAGTTGTTCATCTATTAATATGATTATTATGCCGgtgcttaaaattattttcGATCTCATATGTTGCACAGAAATACCACATTTTCTTACCGCAGTAAGCAATTGCTATCTAAGTCGTTACACGTCACCAAGCGAGTGCTAGGAGTGAAAAGTTTACATTTACCTCTTGCTCTTCAAGAGCCAATAAATCCTGTGAACAAAACAATATCTTTAGCACACCGGTACTGAAGACAGCACAAAAAACCCTGTAACGTACCGGTATACTGGTTTAATTTCAAAGTAGCCAGTTCAACTGATAAAGACAGCTTCTTTTGTAACTGTAACCCTACTCATCATTATTTTCCTGCTACCGAAAGAAACAAACCACTAACATTTATACATAAcgacttttttttgtttggttgtggctttttattattttctggaaaaataagtcACCTCCTACCTTTTGTATCTCAGGATGAAAAGTTTCCCTCTGGCTCTTCCCAAATTTGTCAGGactcacagcactgaaatgcaaatgaaatactgctttatagGAGAGCAAGTATACATTTCAACATTAAACTGCTAACTGGCTGTAGTTAGAACCAATTTCAAAAAGAATTGTTTAAAGAACCTTGCTTACGTGGAATTTTTTGTGGAAGAGTCATTTACTTCCCACAATACTAACCTCTAAGACTTCCTaaacttcttttggattttaaaaacagaaataactagGACCCTGCACGGAGATCAGGTTTAAGTGTACTGTATTTACTTATaaagcacagaattttattGCATCATCCTTCACTTTGGCTTTATACATAATTGTTGTGAGCATTTTAGGAAGACTCAATAACCTATTCTATTTCATAAGCTTCTatctctttgaaaataattcaaggCATGTCAAATGAAAAACGAGCCGTTCAGCATCAAGTTCACACCCCAAAGATCCACAAGCAAGATCAACTGCCTCAATCAACAAAAATACCTAATTTATAGCATTTCTTCCTAACTCATGTTACTACATGACTATTATTTTTGCCCATTTTTTCCCTAGCATTAATTTCTGGAGCTGCGCAGCATGCCACAGAGTGCCAAATGCAGTCTGTCTGAGGCACACTGAGCTGACACGGAGGTCACATCTGATGCACGTTTCCATCACTGCTTATGCTAGGCCACCATGCGGACAGGACTTCCCATAGTTCCctttgaaagcaattaaaatgctaaaattaatttataaaaaaatcaggtttatcGTGTAACTGAAAAACTTTGAGATACTCTGTACCTAGATTCATGCTGGCTGTGAACAGGGTGAAACGGCAAAGAACTATCAACCACGCCCAAAGGAAGGCTCAAAGGCTGTAAAAGCTAAAGAATAATCAGGGAAGGGATTTTAGCCCAAGCAGGCAAAAGGAGATGACATtagtcctgctgcctgcaggtgtgTGGGAAAATCATCTTGACGGGGGTGTGTGTGAATTCAAGAAAATTGCATCTTAACAGAAGCGTAATATTACGGAAAgtttttttagggtaaaatacagctatggccttcaggatggttggcatgcacagaatctgtatcaccacagttccctaagcagcagctcagcgcaTGCAGATAGCGGTGACGGAGGATGTGCttaaggcaaaaagccaaaagcaaacccctcaaAGCCCAGAACCATTCtcaggaacacaggagttaaGCCCAAAAGTGGCtgaaagctgcctcctacctctTCCCCCGccacctttcccccttcaaCAGCACCACATTTCCTTGTGATCCCTCTTCACAAAAAAGATGGAGGCCTGTGGTATCAGCTtggtaccgaagcaccacgatgcgcttgctGGCTACATGCTCTCTTagaaggctgacagcttctccgCACAGAACAGCCGAGGCTTCCAGTCTCTCTGGCCTGCCCACGCCCTGTGAAACGTGAGAAAGGCAAAGACCGATAACATCTCGGGGGGTCAGGCGCAAGTCAAGATGCACTACATCTAGAGCCCAACGCATTACCCAAAGGAATTACCacaacagaacaagaggcaggaacGATCGGTAGACATGCAGATAACATGCACGGCAGTAACACCCAGTCAGACTTCCAGTCACTTCATCCCACAACTTTGTTTTCAATTTAGTTAAAAGGTAATCAGATTCTTAacgctcattctgcttttataacttctggagaaaggctaacacgtggcattgGCATTACAGTCAGAATTCAAGTAcaaaaatcacggcaaagctgtgctttgtcaAGTGACTTCTAAAGCAGGCTCTCGCGCCTTTCAACAAGACAGTCAAATCTGGAGTCCCAAGggaactctgtgccagctctgtcAGTACGACTGAGCTCTCTGACAAAGTACACCGCCACACAGAAATGTAGAGTGGGTTTATACCTCAGGCTCATTtacaatctagaaaaataatactgcccgACTGGATGCGCTGTTTAAGCGCCCAGCAGGCCTGGCTGCGTAACCACGAGGGACCACCAATTCCTCCCCGGCTGTTGCccaagcagcagtgcagcactcggaagcagcgggcacacggagcctcgtGGGCCCTCGGCATGTACAAAAGttatccctccgtagtcagcagtccaACTCACAAGCCCAAGGCACATGTGGAAAAGTAACATCTAGACTGACCTTCAGTTCAGCTCCCCTTGATTTGTCAACATACAATTCCGGATGAACCTaggcacaaagaaaaaacacaagagccccgtttcgctgggaagcaaatccaaaggcctcttcccctcggctgctccggcccaggagctgactgtcacgacacagGATCAGcgagacacctgagctgctccctcccagccctccccggcagttaaacGCTTGCCCTTTGCGATACTTTcgacagaaagcagcagccgGGGGCGAGGATTCCACCGCCggcttgctttccttccctcgcccgctcgcaggggccgaagaggctcctgagccgccCCCTGCGACAGCGTCACCGCAGGCCCCAAGGCAGCCCCTGcggccccagcccgctgccGCGGCCAcggccagcggctgggggaaagacaaagccccgcgcagagctgcgccggctgcccgggcagcccggaggcggcggggggggggcagggcgcCGCGGGCCGACCCCCCTCCCGGGACCCGCCGCCGCCAgggagcaccggggccgccccgccgccgctcctcgcctcCTCGCTGAGGTAGCGGCGCAGCTCcgggaaagaaaaaaa
This window contains:
- the LOC101910494 gene encoding uncharacterized protein LOC101910494 is translated as MRRIGLTPWGGVSGYVRAWATRTAPEGAFVAGPRGAPGAWKPFGPGRAAARWVHPELYVDKSRGAELKGVGRPERLEASAVLCGEAVSLLREHVASKRIVVLRYQADTTGLHLFCEEGSQGNVVLLKGERWRGKSAVSPDKFGKSQRETFHPEIQKGPVNFKFGVLYAKDGQLTDDEMFGEGKFFTFSLAEGCIKH